A stretch of Primulina tabacum isolate GXHZ01 chromosome 13, ASM2559414v2, whole genome shotgun sequence DNA encodes these proteins:
- the LOC142522694 gene encoding putative membrane metalloprotease ARASP2, chloroplastic: MIINLSSSSTSHALRRFLNSRTQPISDFSVKTKAHFSNPLEYTVLGSSSSRFCSKTPFLCKNSRFRQGRRKKFRTLAVYGLDFGSFESAKSVLEAAAVLTAIIVVHESGHFLAAHLRGIHVSKFAVGFGPILAKFNSKKVEYSIRAFPLGGFVGFPDNDPDSDIPVDDENLLKNRPVFDRVIVISAGVIANIVFAFVIVFTQIVLVGLPVQESFPGVLVPEVRPLSAASRGGLLPGDVILGVNDIELLTTSPSLVSEVVDIIRDSPKRKVLFKIERGRENLEINITPDKYSDGTGRIGVQLSPNIKFSKAKPKNLQDVFRFAGREFWGLTSNVLDGLKQTFLNFSQTASKVSGPIAIIAVGAEVAKSNADGLYQFAAILNLNLAVINLLPLPALDGGSLALILIEAARGGRKLPLELEQRIMSSGINLVLVLGIYLLVRDTLNLEFIKDLL; encoded by the coding sequence ATGATCATAAACTTGTCATCATCCTCAACCTCCCACGCTCTTCGCAGATTTCTCAACTCCAGGACGCAGcccatttcagatttttctgtGAAAACTAAAGCCCATTTTTCTAATCCTTTAGAATATACTGTTTTGGGTTCTTCTAGTTCAAGATTTTGCAGCAAGACCCCGTTTTTATGCAAGAACTCAAGATTTAGGCAAGGGAGGAGAAAAAAGTTTAGAACTTTGGCTGTATATGGCCTGGATTTTGGTAGCTTCGAGAGCGCTAAATCGGTTCTTGAAGCAGCTGCAGTGTTAACTGCTATTATTGTTGTCCACGAAAGTGGTCATTTTTTGGCAGCTCATCTTCGGGGTATTCATGTGAGTAAATTCGCCGTTGGTTTTGGTCCAATTTTAGCTAAATTTAATTCCAAAAAGGTGGAGTATTCGATTAGAGCGTTTCCTCTTGGTGGTTTTGTGGGGTTTCCTGATAATGATCCTGATAGTGATATTCCTGTGGATGACGAGAATTTACTGAAAAATAGGCCCGTGTTTGATAGGGTGATTGTTATTTCTGCTGGCGTGATCGCTAATATTGTCTTTGCTTTTGTTATAGTTTTTACCCAAATTGTGTTAGTTGGATTGCCTGTTCAAGAATCTTTTCCTGGTGTTCTTGTGCCTGAGGTTAGGCCATTGTCAGCTGCTTCACGAGGTGGATTATTGCCTGGTGATGTTATATTAGGGGTTAATGATATCGAGCTTTTGACAACCAGCCCGAGTTTAGTTTCAGAAGTTGTTGACATCATTAGAGACAGTCCCAAAAGAAAAGTACTATTCAAGATCGAAAGAGGTAGAGAAAATTTAGAAATCAACATTACGCCAGACAAATATTCAGACGGTACTGGTAGAATAGGAGTTCAATTATCACCAAACATCAAGTTTTCAAAAGCTAAACCGAAGAATCTGCAGGATGTCTTTCGTTTCGCGGGACGTGAATTCTGGGGCCTAACTTCAAATGTCTTGGACGGTTTGAAACAGACATTCTTAAATTTCTCGCAAACTGCTAGTAAGGTTTCTGGTCCAATAGCCATTATTGCTGTTGGTGCAGAAGTAGCCAAATCGAATGCTGATGGCCTTTACCAATTTGCTGCCATCTTGAATCTCAATCTGGCAGTGATAaatcttcttcccctaccagcATTAGATGGCGGTTCTTTGGCATTGATTCTCATAGAGGCGGCTCGAGGTGGGAGAAAGCTTCCGTTGGAATTAGAGCAACGAATTATGTCTTCTGGCATAAATCTAGTCTTAGTTCTTGGGATTTATCTTCTTGTTCGCGATACATTAAACCTTGAGTTCATTAAAGATTTATTATGA
- the LOC142523071 gene encoding uncharacterized protein LOC142523071, whose product MASDSAASSPFKKVQIQRDNITFDAYVTGKDDAPGIIVLQEWWGVDFEIKNHAQKIAQFDAGYKTLIPDLYRGKVGLDVAEAQHLMDGLDWQGAVKDIEASVNWLKANGSQKIGVTGFCMGGALAIASSVLVPGVEAVVAFYGVPSSELADPVHAKAPVQAHFGELDNVVGFSDAKTGKALEEKLKASGVPHEVHIYPGISHAFMNKSDDGKQRRKSMGLKDEDDTAIELAWTRFRTWMSSFLSL is encoded by the exons ATGGCTTCTGACTCTGCCGCCTCTTCACCATTCAAGAAAGTCCAGATTCAGAGAGACAACATC ACATTTGATGCCTATGTGACTGGCAAAGACGATGCTCCTGGCATTATTGTGCTTCAGGAATGGTGGGGCgttgattttgaaatcaagaATCACGCCCAGAAGATTGCGCAGTTTGATGCGGGCTATAAAACTTTGATCCCAGA TTTGTATCGAGGAAAGGTTGGTTTGGATGTTGCAGAAGCACAACATTTAATGGACGGTCTTGACTGGCAAGGTGCTGTGAAGGATATTGAAGCATCGGTCAACTGGCTTAAGGCTAATGGTTCGCAAAAG ATTGGTGTAACGGGATTCTGCATGGGTGGTGCTCTTGCTATTGCAAGTTCTGTGTTGGTCCCTGGGGTTGAGGCTGTTGTAGCCTTCTATGGAGTACCTTCCTCGGAGCTTGCAGATCCTGTCCATGCTAAGGCGCCAGTACAAGCTCATTTTGGTGAACTTGACAATGTTGTTGGATTTTCAGATGCAAAG ACTGGAAAAGCATTAGAAGAAAAGCTCAAGGCATCAGGAGTTCCACACGAGGTACACATTTATCCTGGAATTTCACATGCCTTTATGAACAAATCTGATGATGGAAAACAGAGAAGAAAAAGTATGGGCTTGAAAGATGAAGATGACACTGCAATTGAGCTTGCATGGACCCGTTTCCGGACATGGATGAGTAGCTTCTTGTCTCTATGA
- the LOC142522739 gene encoding transcription factor MYB101-like isoform X1, protein MATNGSSCSRKSSSTAINNRNALKKGPWTVSEDTILVEYVKKHGEGNWNAVQRNSGLMRCGKSCRLRWANHLRPNLKKGAFSAEEERLIVELHAKLGNKWARMAAQLPGRTDNEIKNYWNTRFKRRQRSGLPIYPQDHREDHHLNASSVPQPSLSSLLHLSSTNPINQTPLLFLDTFKSVPAVSVVHPHHYNHANTPCTSNELRPFRDDGGLSLSLTASNSSSSPSSLTAQPFYNQGFPNSLQMPSSLECESLNFGINGNNTCNTSIGVLELPLIQSTVPHNQATPELFSSDDVERCNEMETAFSRSKNSGLLEDLIEESEALKDKFEGKSAWNNIEGAVVGNLHEQSDYSFEGIENKGAEDDVINGAEDDLLFNLLDNFPLAVPIPDWNEENGHHVPSNLTPGANHEDSRYNPDSPSPGLAEQERNFGHCLWSNMPSIY, encoded by the exons ATGGCCACTAATGGTTCCTCATGCTCAAGGAAGTCTTCTTCAACAGCCATAAATAACAGGAACGCGTTGAAGAAAGGTCCGTGGACCGTATCCGAAGATACGATTTTGGTCGAGTACGTTAAGAAGCACGGTGAAGGGAATTGGAATGCAGTTCAAAGGAATTCAGGGTTGATGAGATGTGGAAAGAGCTGTAGGCTTCGATGGGCGAATCATTTGAGGCCTAATCTCAAGAAAGGCGCCTTTTCTGCGGAAGAAGAACGACTCATTGTTGAACTTCATGCTAAACTTGGTAACAAATGGGCTCGCATGGCTGCTCAG CTTCCTGGCAGAACGGATAATGAAATAAAGAATTACTGGAACACGAGGTTCAAGAGACGACAACGTTCCGGATTACCAATCTATCCGCAAGATCATCGAGAAGATCATCATCTCAACGCTTCATCGGTACCCCAACCTTCATTGTCATCCCTTTTGCACTTATCATCAACTAACCCTATTAACCAAACCCCCTTACTTTTCTTGGATACGTTTAAGTCTGTTCCAGCAGTTTCAGTCGTCCATCCTCATCATTACAACCATGCCAACACTCCCTGTACCAGCAACGAGTTGAGGCCTTTTCGCGACGATGGTGGTTTGTCCCTATCGTTGACGGCCTCAAACTCGTCGTCGTCGCCATCTTCATTAACCGCACAACCTTTTTATAATCAAGGTTTTCCGAATTCACTTCAAATGCCTTCAAGTCTCGAGTGCGAATCTCTCAACTTCGGCATCAATGGTAATAATACATGCAACACTAGCATAGGGGTTTTAGAGCTTCCTTTAATCCAATCAACGGTGCCGCATAACCAGGCGACGCCGGAGCTTTTTTCAAGTGATGATGTTGAACGATGTAATGAAATGGAGACAGCGTTTTCGAGAAGTAAAAACAGTGGTTTGTTGGAGGATTTAATAGAGGAATCTGAAGCTTTGAAGGATAAATTTGAAGGGAAATCTGCATGGAACAATATTGAAGGAGCTGTAGTTGGAAATTTGCATGAACAATCAGATTATAGTTTTGAAG GTATTGAAAACAAAGGCGCAGAAGATGACGTGATCAATGGTGCAGAGGATGATTTGTTATTCAATCTTCTCGATAATTTCCCACTGGCTGTTCCGATTCCGGATTGGAATGAAGAAAATGGGCATCACGTACCCTCTAATTTGACACCTGGTGCAAACCACGAAGATTCAAGGTACAACCCGGATTCACCCTCCCCCGGACTAGCAGAACAAGAAAGGAACTTTGGGCATTGCCTTTGGAGTAACATGCCTAGCATTTACTAA
- the LOC142522739 gene encoding transcription factor MYB101-like isoform X2 — protein sequence MATNGSSCSRKSSSTAINNRNALKKGPWTVSEDTILVEYVKKHGEGNWNAVQRNSGLMRCGKSCRLRWANHLRPNLKKGAFSAEEERLIVELHAKLGNKWARMAAQLPGRTDNEIKNYWNTRFKRRQRSGLPIYPQDHREDHHLNASSVPQPSLSSLLHLSSTNPINQTPLLFLDTFKSVPAVSVVHPHHYNHANTPCTSNELRPFRDDGGLSLSLTASNSSSSPSSLTAQPFYNQGFPNSLQMPSSLECESLNFGINGNNTCNTSIGVLELPLIQSTVPHNQATPELFSSDDVERCNEMETAFSRSKNSGLLEDLIEESEALKDKFEGKSAWNNIEGAVVGNLHEQSDYSFEGIENKGAEDDVINGAEDDLLFNLLDNFPLAVPIPDWNEENGHHVPSNLTPGANHEDSRSSS from the exons ATGGCCACTAATGGTTCCTCATGCTCAAGGAAGTCTTCTTCAACAGCCATAAATAACAGGAACGCGTTGAAGAAAGGTCCGTGGACCGTATCCGAAGATACGATTTTGGTCGAGTACGTTAAGAAGCACGGTGAAGGGAATTGGAATGCAGTTCAAAGGAATTCAGGGTTGATGAGATGTGGAAAGAGCTGTAGGCTTCGATGGGCGAATCATTTGAGGCCTAATCTCAAGAAAGGCGCCTTTTCTGCGGAAGAAGAACGACTCATTGTTGAACTTCATGCTAAACTTGGTAACAAATGGGCTCGCATGGCTGCTCAG CTTCCTGGCAGAACGGATAATGAAATAAAGAATTACTGGAACACGAGGTTCAAGAGACGACAACGTTCCGGATTACCAATCTATCCGCAAGATCATCGAGAAGATCATCATCTCAACGCTTCATCGGTACCCCAACCTTCATTGTCATCCCTTTTGCACTTATCATCAACTAACCCTATTAACCAAACCCCCTTACTTTTCTTGGATACGTTTAAGTCTGTTCCAGCAGTTTCAGTCGTCCATCCTCATCATTACAACCATGCCAACACTCCCTGTACCAGCAACGAGTTGAGGCCTTTTCGCGACGATGGTGGTTTGTCCCTATCGTTGACGGCCTCAAACTCGTCGTCGTCGCCATCTTCATTAACCGCACAACCTTTTTATAATCAAGGTTTTCCGAATTCACTTCAAATGCCTTCAAGTCTCGAGTGCGAATCTCTCAACTTCGGCATCAATGGTAATAATACATGCAACACTAGCATAGGGGTTTTAGAGCTTCCTTTAATCCAATCAACGGTGCCGCATAACCAGGCGACGCCGGAGCTTTTTTCAAGTGATGATGTTGAACGATGTAATGAAATGGAGACAGCGTTTTCGAGAAGTAAAAACAGTGGTTTGTTGGAGGATTTAATAGAGGAATCTGAAGCTTTGAAGGATAAATTTGAAGGGAAATCTGCATGGAACAATATTGAAGGAGCTGTAGTTGGAAATTTGCATGAACAATCAGATTATAGTTTTGAAG GTATTGAAAACAAAGGCGCAGAAGATGACGTGATCAATGGTGCAGAGGATGATTTGTTATTCAATCTTCTCGATAATTTCCCACTGGCTGTTCCGATTCCGGATTGGAATGAAGAAAATGGGCATCACGTACCCTCTAATTTGACACCTGGTGCAAACCACGAAGATTCAAG GTCTTCAAGCTGA
- the LOC142522656 gene encoding uncharacterized protein LOC142522656, giving the protein MGFFSRKWVHALVLLLAIILNLSANAFGDKKLEKDDWRGDDCRFSRRGCLGRGGLSGSRGGRGLGGVGGLGGGAGGGGGVGGGSGHGGGFGAGGGVGGGGGVGGGGGGFGGGGGGGVGGGSGHGGGFGAGGGVGGGGGVGGGGGFGGGGGGGVGGGSGHGGGFGAGGGVGGGGGVGGGVGGGGGFGGGGGGGVGGGSGHGGGFGAGGGVGGGGGLGGGSGGGGGFGGGGGFGVGVGVGVGVGVGAGKGSGGGIGH; this is encoded by the exons ATGGGGTTCTTCTCACGGAAATGGGTGCATGCGTTGGTGCTTTTGCTTGCGATTATCTTGAATTTGAGCGCAAATGCCTTCGGTGATAAGAAGCTTGAAAAGGATGATTGGAGAGGTGACGATTGTAGATTCAGTAGGAGAGGGTGCTTAGGGAGAGGAGGATTGAGCGGTTCACGAGGCGGCCGTGGGCTAGGAGGAGTCGGAGGGCTTGGTGGAGGAGCTGGAGGGG gaggcGGTGTTGGAGGTGGTTCTGGTCATGGCGGAGGTTTTGGAGCGGGCGGGGGTGTTGGAGGAGGTGGAGGTGTTGGAGGAGGAGGTGGAGGATttggtggcggtggaggaggtggagtgGGAGGTGGTTCTGGTCATGGCGGAGGTTTTGGAGCGGGTGGGGGTGTTGGTGGCGGTGGAGGTGTTGGAGGTGGTGGAGGATtcggtggtggtggaggaggtggagtgGGAGGTGGTTCTGGTCATGGCGGAGGATTTGGAGCGGGCGGGGGTGTTGGAGGCGGTGGAGGTGTTGGAGGAGGCGTTGGCGGAGGTGGAGGATTtggcggtggtggaggagggGGTGTCGGTGGTGGTTCCGGACATGGAGGAGGTTTTGGAGCTGGTGGAGGCGTTGGTGGCGGTGGTGGTCTTGGAGGAGGTTCAGGAGGCGGTGGTGGATTTGGAGGTGGTGGCGGTTTTGGGGTTGGAGTTGGCGTTGGTGTAGGAGTGGGAGTCGGAGCAGGGAAAGGTTCTGGTGGTGGAATCGGACACTAA
- the LOC142521617 gene encoding aconitate hydratase, cytoplasmic-like — protein MFVTTGTSTLLRRASSQASSSSSTASAAGKRLFKSLSNNPVSNLHHSGGNFGYGVNQYCRSFSVFRSVPRWSHGDWKSPMSLTSQIRTTSIADSSILLYRKIATMASENAFKGIFTTLPKPGGGEFGKYYSLPALNDPRIDKLPYSIRILLESAIRNCDGFQVTKEDVEKIVDWKNTSPKLVEIPFKPARVLLQDFTGVPAVVDLACMRDAMNKIGSDSNKINPLVPVDLVIDHSVQVDVARSENAVQANMELEFQRNKERFAFLKWGSTAFHNMLVVPPGSGIVHQVNLEYLGRVVFNTDGLIYPDSVVGTDSHTTMIDGLGVAGWGVGGIEAEAAMLGQPMSMVLPGVVGFKLSGKLPNGVTATDLVLTVTQMLRKHGVVGKFVEFYGEGMGKISLADRATIANMSPEYGATMGFFPVDHVTLQYLRLTGRSDETVAMIEGYLRANRMFVDYNEPQQERVYSSYLELDLADVVPCMSGPKRPHDRVPLKEMKADWHSCLDNKVGFKGFAVPKEAQEKVVKFSFHGQPAELKNGSVVIAAITSCTNTSNPSVMLGAGLVAKKACELGLQVKPWVKTSLAPGSGVVTKYLQQSGLQKYFNQQGFNIVGYGCTTCIGNSGELDESVGTAISENDIVAAAVLSGNRNFEGRVHPFTRANYLASPPLVVAYALAGTVDIDFDTEPIGVGKDGRDVYFKDIWPSTEEVAEVVQSSVLPDMFKSTYEAITKGNPMWNQLSLPTSKLYSWDPSSTYIHEPPYFKNMSMEPPGPHGVKDAYCLLNFGDSITTDHISPAGSIHKDSPAAKFLNEHGVDRKDFNSYGSRRGNDEIMARGTFANIRIVNKLLNGEVGPKTVHVPTGEKLYVFDAAMRYKSAGQDTVILAGAEYGSGSSRDWAAKGPMLLGVKAVIAKSFERIHRSNLVGMGVIPLCFKPGEDADTLGLTGLERYNIDLPTNISEIRPGQDVTVRTDNGKQFTCTVRFDTEVELAYFDHGGILPYVIRQLSKQ, from the exons ATGTTTGTTACCACTGGGACTTCAACGCTTCTCAGAAGAGCTTCCTCTCAGGCTTCATCTTCCTCTTCGACTGCTTCTGCTGCTGGGAAAAGACTTTTTAAGAGCTTGTCGAACAATCCCGTTTCGAATTTGCATCATAGTGGTGGGAATTTTGGTTATGGTGTGAATCAATACTGCCGATCTTTCAGTGTTTTCAGGTCTGTGCCAAGGTGGAGCCATGGTGACTGGAAATCACCTATGAGTTTGACTTCCCAGATCAGGACGACTTCTATTGCTGATTCGTCaattttactttatcgcaagaTCGCTACGATGG CTTCTGAGAATGCTTTCAAGGGAATCTTTACCACTCTTCCCAAGCCTGGAGGTGGTGAATTTGGAAAGTACTATAGCCTGCCCGCCCTAAATGATCCAAGGATTG ATAAGCTGCCGTACTCTATCAGAATCCTTCTTGAATCAGCCATACGTAATTGTGATGGCTTCCAAGTTACAAAGGAGGATGTTGAGAAGATTGTTGACTGGAAAAATACTTCCCCGAAGCTAGTTGAGATTCCTTTCAAACCTGCCCGTGTACTTCTCCAG GATTTCACCGGTGTACCTGCTGTGGTTGACCTTGCTTGTATGCGTGATGCTATGAACAAGATTGGCAGTGATTCTAACAAGATCAATCCATTG GTTCCTGTTGACCTTGTTATTGATCACTCTGTTCAAGTTGATGTTGCCAGGTCAGAAAATGCTGTTCAAGCAAATATGGAGCTTGAATTTCAGAGAAACAAGGAAAGATTTGCTTTCCTTAAGTGGGGATCTACTGCTTTCCACAATATGCTTGTTGTTCCACCAGGCTCTGGTATTGTGCACCAG GTCAATCTTGAATATCTTGGGCGAGTTGTCTTCAACACTGATGGCTTAATCTACCCTGATAGCGTGGTTGGGACTGATTCGCACACCACCATGATTGATGGTTTAGGGGTTGCTGGTTGGGGGGTTGGAGGTATTGAAGCAGAGGCTGCGATGCTTGGTCAG CCTATGAGCATGGTTTTGCCTGGGGTTGTTGGATTCAAATTGTCTGGGAAATTACCAAATGGTGTCACTGCGACTGACTTAGTTTTAACTGTCACTCAAATGCTAAGGAAGCATGGTGTTGTTGGAAAATTTGTTGAATTCTATG GTGAGGGCATGGGTAAAATTTCATTAGCTGACAGAGCTACCATTGCGAACATGTCTCCGGAATATGGTGCTACAATGGGGTTCTTCCCTGTAGATCATGTCACTTTACAATACCTCAGGTTAACAGGGAGAAGCGATGAAACT GTGGCAATGATAGAAGGTTATCTGCGTGCAAACCGGATGTTTGTGGATTACAATGAG CCTCAACAAGAAAGAGTATACTCATCTTATTTGGAATTAGACTTAGCAGACGTTGTACCTTGTATGTCAGGGCCAAAGAG GCCTCATGATCGGGTCCCTCTGAAAGAAATGAAAGCCGATTGGCATTCTTGTCTTGATAACAAAGTTGGATTCAAG GGATTTGCTGTGCCGAAGGAGGCACAAGAAAAGGTGGTAAAATTTTCATTCCATGGTCAGCCTGCAGAGCTTAAGAATGGTAGTGTTGTGATCGCGGCTATCACAAGCTGTACAAATACATCAAACCCCAGTGTCATGCTTGGGGCAGGTCTTGTCGCCAAAAAAGCTTGCGAGCTTGGTCTTCAG GTAAAACCATGGGTGAAGACAAGCCTTGCTCCAGGCTCTGGAGTTGTTACGAAATACTTGCAGCAGAG TGGgctacaaaaatattttaatcagCAAGGCTTCAATATTGTGGGATATGGCTGCACAACATGCATTGGAAATTCTGGAGAACTGGATGAATCAGTTGGAACTGCTATATCAGAAAATG ACATTGTTGCTGCAGCTGTTCTTTCAGGAAATCGTAACTTCGAGGGTCGTGTCCATCCATTTACTAGAGCAAACTACCTTGCTTCACCTCCTCTAGTGGTTGCTTATGCCCTTGCTGGCACG GTTGATATTGACTTTGACACAGAGCCAATTGGCGTAGGCAAGGATGGCAGAGATGTATACTTCAAGGATATCTGGCCTTCAACTGAAGAAGTCGCCGAg GTGGTTCAATCCAGTGTATTGCCTGACATGTTCAAGAGCACATACGAGGCCATCACCAAGGGGAACCCCATGTGGAACCAATTATCCTTGCCCACTTCAAAGCTTTACTCGTGGGATCCAAGTTCTACTTACATCCATGAACCGCCATATTTCAAGAATATGAGCATGGAACCTCCCGGCCCACATGGAGTAAAAGATGCCTACTGTTTACTGAACTTTGGAGATAGCATTACAACAGATCACATCTCGCCAGCTGGGAGCATCCACAAAGATAGCCCGGCAGCCAAGTTTCTCAATGAGCATGGAGTTGATCGGAAGGATTTCAATTCCTATGGCAGTCGACGGGGTAATGATGAAATAATGGCTAGAGGGACTTTTGCAAATATTCGTATTGTTAACAAGTTATTGAATGGGGAAGTTGGACCAAAGACAGTTCACGTTCCCACTGGAGAAAAGTTGTATGTTTTCGATGCTGCAATG AGATACAAATCTGCCGGACAGGACACTGTAATTTTGGCTGGAGCGGAGTATGGAAGTGGAAGCTCTCGTGATTGGGCAGCCAAGGGACCCATGTTGTTG GGAGTCAAAGCTGTGATTGCGAAAAGCTTTGAAAGAATTCATCGAAGTAATCTTGTAGGGATGGGCGTTATTCCCCTGTGCTTCAAGCCTGGTGAGGACGCAGACACATTAGGATTGACAGGGCTTGAACGTTACAATATTGATCTTCCCACCAATATATCTGAAATCCGTCCTGGCCAAGATGTTACTGTCCGTACCGACAACGGAAAACAGTTCACTTGCACTGTCCGTTTCGACACTGAG GTTGAGTTAGCTTACTTCGACCATGGTGGCATCCTTCCGTACGTGATTCGACAGCTGAGCAAGCAGTGA